Proteins encoded together in one Malassezia restricta chromosome IX, complete sequence window:
- a CDS encoding membrane-associating domain protein yields the protein MDMSSTIRRGHPAAFAVFIVLSLIVAIIASAVVADLNKHDDTGYDSNLVRDTTRFMVFTGWWSFLVGVLFLVLFLTGTGGVVSSIAVHGLVLFVTWVFWLCGSAALSNGVGNMSCNSEAPRDCDAVKAILAFGWIGWIELTFLLCVICYLAFKAFRGGRGVQQGF from the exons ATGGACATGAGCTCGACGATCCGTCGCGGCCACCCCGCCGCTTTTGCTGTCTTCATTGTTCTGTCGCTCATCGTGGCTATTATCGCCTCGGCTGTCGTGGCAGACCTGAACAAGCACGACGACACTGGCTACGATTCTAACCTGGTGCGCGACACCACTCGTTTCATGGTCTTCACCGGCTGGTGGAGTTTCCTCGTTGGAGTTCTCTTC CTGGTTCTTTTCTTGACGGGCACGGGCGGTGTCGTCTCGTCGATTGCTGTTCACGGTCTCGTTCTTTTCGTCACATGGGTGTTCTGGCTTTGCGGTTCTGCGGCCCTGTCGAACGGTGTGGGCAACATGTCTTGCAACTCGGAGGCCCCTCGTGACTGTGATGCGGTCAAGGCTATTCTTGCGTTCGGCTGGATTGGCTGGATTGAGCTCACTTTCCTTCTCTGTGTTATCTGCTACCTCGCATTCAAGGCCTTCCGTGGTGGCCGCGGTGTGCAGCAGGGCTTCTAA
- a CDS encoding ribonucleoside-diphosphate reductase subunit M1, translated as MIYVYKRDGRKEEVRFDKVTARVAKLCYGLDMNYIDPIEITRKVIDGIYEGVTTVELDNLAAETAAYKTTTHPDYAVLAARIAISNLHKETKKGFSQVIQDLHDYVNPKTGKHSSMISEETFHTVMKHRDVLDSAIIYDRDFHYNFFGFKTLERSYLLRINGKVAERPQHMLMRVAVGIHGEDIESAIETYNYMSEKAFTHASPTLFNAGTPNPQMSSCFLVSMKDDSIEGIYDTLKTCAMISKTAGGIGLNIHNIRATGSYIAGTNGVSNGIVPMLRVFNNTARYVDQGGNKRPGAFAIYLEPWHSDVFEFVDLRKNHGKDEVRARDLFLALWVPDLFMKRVEKNEDWSLMCPAEAPGLSDCYGEEFEQLYEKYEREGRAKRTVKAQKLWYSILEAQIETGNPFMLYKDSANRKSNQKNLGTIKSSNLCTEIMEYSSPEETAVCNLASIALPTFIEGTGPDKVYNFQRLHDVSKVVCKNLNRIIDINYYPVPSARRSNMRNRPIGIGVQGLADAFMIMGYPFDSQEARRLNVQIFETIYHAALERSCELAEQYGTYETYEGSPASQGILQYDMWNRTPSDLWDWTALKAKIAKHGLRNSLLLAPMPTASTSQILGFNECFEPYTSNIYMRRVLAGEFQVVNPWLLRELVELGLWNESMKQKIIAHGGSIQNVPGIPDNIKALYKTVWEISQKVILDMAADRGAFVCQSQSLNVHLSAPSFGQLTSMHFYGWKKGLKTGSYYLRTRPAASAIQFTVSNEEIAAAKATKKAVSAQKAAAHTAASSAPQPPAQTSAPATDDRKYESVVQGVGRLGVDGTVTQDGPGSDRPENPADDEGFKAAQERQRRRQEEADARLACSLENKDACLMCSG; from the exons ATGATTTACGTGTACAAGCGAG ACGGACGCAAAGAAGAAGTTCGCTTCGACAAGGTCACCGCCCGTGTGGCAAAGCTATGCTATGGCCTTGACATGAACTACATTGATCCCATCGAAATCACTCGCAAGGTAATTGACGGTATCTACGAAGGAGTTACCACGGTCGAGCTGGACAACCTAGCTGCTGAGACGGCTGCCTACAAGACCACGACACATCCCGACTACGCCGTGCTGGCTGCGCGTATCGCCATCAGCAACCTGCACAAGGAGACGAAGAAGGGCTTTAGCCAGGTCATTCAGGATCTGCACGACTATGTGAACCCGAAGACGGGCAAGCACAGCTCTATGATTTCTGAAGAGACGTTCCACACCGTAATGAAGCaccgcgacgtgctcgacTCTGCTATTATTTACGACCGCGACTTTCACTACAACTTTTTCGGATTCAAGACCCTGGAGCGTTCATACCTGCTGCGCATCAATGGCAAGGTGGCTGAGCGGCCTCAGCACATGCTTATGCGTGTGGCTGTAGGTATTCACGGCGAAGACATTGAGAGCGCGATTGAGACCTACAACTACATGTCTGAAAAGGCTTTTACGCACGCATCGCCCACGCTGTTCAACGCTGGTACGCCGAATCCGCAAATGTCGTCGTGCTTCCTCGTGAGCATGAAGGACGACTCGATCGAGGGTATCTACGACACACTCAAGACCTGTGCTATGATCTCAAAGACGGCCGGCGGCATTGGTCTGAACATTCATAATATCCGTGCTACAGGCTCGTATATTGCCGGCACGAACGGTGTCAGTAACGGTATTGTGCCCATGCTTCGCGTATTCAACAACACGGCACGCTACGTCGACCAAGGTGGCAACAAGCGCCCCGGCGCATTTGCCATCTACCTGGAGCCATGGCACTCGGATGTGTTTGAGTTTGTTGACCTGCGCAAGAACCACGGCAAAGACGAGGTGCGTGCTCGTGACCTGTTTTTGGCCTTGTGGGTCCCCGACTTGTTTATGAAGCGTGTTGAGAAGAACGAAGACTGGTCGCTTATGTGTCCCGCCGAAGCACCTGGCCTTTCTGACTGCTATGGCGAAGAGTTTGAGCAGCTGTACGAAAAGTACGAGCGCGAGGGACGTGCTAAGCGCACGGTCAAGGCCCAGAAGCTGTGGTACTCGATCCTGGAAGCGCAGATCGAGACGGGCAACCCCTTCATGCTGTACAAAGACTCGGCCAACCGTAAGAGCAACCAGAAGAACCTCGGCACGATCAAGAGCTCGAACCTGTGTACAGAGATTATGGAATACAGCTCGCCGGAGGAGACGGCCGTATGCAACTTGGCCTCCATTGCTCTGCCGACGTTTATCGAGGGCACGGGTCCGGATAAGGTGTACAACttccagcgcctgcatgaCGTGTCCAAGGTGGTGTGCAAGAACCTGAACCGCATTATCGATATCAACTATTACCCCGTCCccagcgcgcgccgctccaaCATGCGCAACCGTCCTATTGGTATTGGTGTGCAGGGCCTAGCCGATGCCTTTATGATCATGGGCTACCCCTTTGACAGCCAAGAGGCTCGCCGCCTGAATGTGCAGATCTTTGAGACGATTTACCACGCCGCGCTTGAGCGCTCGTGCGAGCTCGCTGAGCAGTACGGCACGTACGAGACATACGAGGGCAGCCCGGCCTCGCAGGGCATTTTGCAGTATGACATGTGGAACCGCACGCCCTCTGATCTGTGGGACTGGACGGCCCTCAAGGCCAAGATTGCCAAGCATGGCCTGCGGAATTCGCTGCTGCTTGCGCCGATGCCGACCGCCTCGACAAGTCAGATCCTTGGCTTTAACGAGTGCTTTGAGCCGTACACGAGCAACATTTACATGCGCCGTGTGCTCGCCGGTGAGTTCCAGGTCGTGAACCCGTGGCTGTTGCGTGAATTGGTCGAGCTGGGCCTGTGGAACGAGTCGATGAAACAGAAGATTATTGCGCACGGCGGCTCGATTCAGAATGTGCCCGGTATCCCAGACAACATCAAGGCGCTGTACAAGACTGTATGGGAAATCAGCCAAAAGGTGATTCTCGACATGGCTGCCGACCGCGGTGCGTTTGTGTGCCAGAGCCAGAGTTTGAATGTGCACCTGAGCGCCCCATCGTTCGGTCAGCTCACGTCGATGCACTTTTACGGCTGGAAGAAGGGTCTCAAGACCGGCTCGTACTACCTTCGCACACGTCCCGCCGCCAGTGCGATCCAGTTTACGGTCAGCAACGAGGAGATTGCCGCGGCCAAGGCGACCAAGAAGGCCGTCAGTGCCCAAAAGGCTGCGGCTCACACGGCTGCCTCCTCTGCCCCACAGCCGCCTGCTCAGACGAGCGCACCTGCGACGGACGACCGCAAGTACGAATCGGTCGTGCAGGGCGTTGGCCGGTTGGGTGTGGACGGCACTGTGACGCAAGATGGCCCAGGCAGCGATCGCCCGGAAAACCCTGCTGACGACGAGGGCTTCAAGGCTGCACAGGAGCGCCAACGCCGTCGTCAGGAAGAGGCGGATGCGCGTCTGGCATGCTCGCTCGAGAACAAAGACGCCTGTCTCATGTGCTCGGGATAA